Proteins encoded by one window of Candidatus Methylomirabilota bacterium:
- a CDS encoding RDD family protein, translated as MTTPATAGFWRRLLAHCLDCLVGLAAWLLCSMWLVIGLWALENPPRDLLDLALVLLTTPALAFALHIAYHVVLVGGCGQSLGKMALGIVVIGRDGGAVGYGRAGLRCLGGLLSLASFGLGYAGVLFTAERRGLADWLAGTRVVVVSAAPAAAAPGPAEMSPLGA; from the coding sequence GTGACGACGCCGGCCACGGCCGGCTTCTGGCGCCGGCTGCTGGCCCACTGCCTCGACTGCCTGGTCGGCCTCGCCGCCTGGCTCCTCTGCTCGATGTGGCTCGTGATCGGCCTCTGGGCGCTCGAGAACCCGCCGCGCGATCTCCTCGACCTGGCGCTGGTGCTCCTGACCACGCCGGCGCTGGCGTTCGCGCTCCACATCGCCTACCACGTCGTGCTCGTCGGGGGCTGCGGCCAGTCGCTCGGCAAGATGGCGCTGGGGATCGTGGTGATCGGGCGCGACGGCGGCGCGGTCGGCTATGGACGCGCGGGGCTCCGGTGTCTCGGCGGGCTCCTCTCCCTTGCGAGCTTCGGGCTGGGCTATGCGGGCGTGCTGTTCACGGCGGAGCGGCGGGGCCTGGCAGATTGGCTCGCAGGCACGAGGGTGGTCGTGGTGTCAGCGGCGCCGGCTGCCGCAGCGCCGGGCCCGGCGGAGATGAGCCCGCTCGGCGCCTGA
- a CDS encoding M48 family metalloprotease has translation MARWAAVPLFVLAIFVAGCAGLPAGTYYPPPGDPNTLRVANTLHRAAVAAGDDPARYTFALIKTRHPTAFTDEDATFYFSDGLARMPTPVLQAVIAHEVAHEVLDHIGTRRRMAVGMTGGFGAAGLFVPGVGLLDFMVNPLVVRAFSRKQELAADQRAVEILRDMGEPTPRRSLAEALRAVDEAPVRSLAGAGGALDIRPSLKERLSALEPLEPLPVAEAAPKP, from the coding sequence ATGGCACGCTGGGCCGCGGTGCCGCTCTTCGTCCTGGCCATCTTCGTCGCAGGCTGCGCGGGGTTGCCCGCCGGGACCTATTACCCCCCGCCCGGCGACCCGAACACCCTCCGCGTGGCCAACACGCTGCACCGCGCGGCAGTGGCCGCCGGCGACGACCCGGCGCGCTACACCTTTGCCCTCATCAAGACCCGGCACCCGACGGCCTTCACGGACGAGGACGCGACCTTCTACTTCTCGGACGGGCTCGCGCGGATGCCGACGCCGGTGCTCCAGGCCGTGATCGCCCACGAGGTGGCCCACGAGGTGCTCGACCATATCGGCACACGGCGGCGCATGGCTGTCGGCATGACCGGGGGCTTCGGCGCCGCGGGCTTGTTCGTCCCCGGAGTGGGGCTGCTCGATTTCATGGTCAACCCGCTGGTGGTGCGCGCCTTCTCGCGCAAGCAGGAGCTCGCGGCCGACCAGCGCGCCGTGGAGATCCTGCGCGACATGGGCGAGCCAACGCCGCGCCGGAGCCTTGCCGAGGCGCTCCGCGCCGTGGACGAGGCGCCGGTCAGGAGCCTGGCCGGCGCGGGCGGCGCGCTGGACATCCGCCCGTCGCTCAAAGAGCGGCTCAGCGCGCTCGAGCCTCTGGAACCCCTGCCCGTGGCGGAGGCCGCGCCCAAGCCCTGA
- the msrP gene encoding protein-methionine-sulfoxide reductase catalytic subunit MsrP encodes MLVRRDSDRRLRGEGIPSREITDHGVYLNRRAFMTGAAALALLPWGREAFAQGALEPLQASKSAAYQVQDALTPYKSVTTYNNFYEFGTDKGDPAAHGASLKTRPWTLKVDGLCAKPKTFDIDELLKFPLEERVYRLRCVEAWSMIIPWIGFPLSALLKRVEPTGQAKYVEFTTLVNPKMFPGQKRGLFGFVIDWPYTEGLRLDEAMHPLTLMTVGLYGQVLPNQNGAPIRVVVPWKYGFKSAKSLVHIRFTSEEPKTSWNKASPDEYGFYSNVNPQISHPRWSQATERRIGELRRRDTLMFNGYADQVASLYSGMDLKKAF; translated from the coding sequence ATGCTCGTCAGGCGCGATAGCGACAGAAGGCTCCGCGGAGAGGGCATCCCCTCCCGGGAGATCACAGACCACGGGGTGTACCTCAACCGCCGGGCCTTCATGACAGGCGCCGCGGCGCTGGCGCTCCTGCCCTGGGGCCGGGAGGCATTCGCCCAGGGCGCTCTCGAGCCGCTCCAGGCCTCGAAGAGCGCTGCCTATCAGGTGCAGGACGCGCTGACCCCGTACAAGAGCGTGACGACCTACAACAACTTCTACGAGTTCGGCACCGACAAGGGCGACCCTGCGGCCCATGGCGCGTCGCTCAAGACCCGCCCGTGGACCCTCAAGGTGGACGGGCTCTGCGCCAAGCCCAAGACCTTCGACATCGACGAGCTGCTCAAGTTCCCGCTCGAAGAGCGTGTCTACCGCCTGCGCTGCGTCGAGGCCTGGTCCATGATCATCCCGTGGATCGGCTTCCCGCTCTCCGCCCTGCTCAAGCGGGTCGAGCCCACGGGGCAGGCCAAGTACGTGGAGTTCACCACGCTCGTCAACCCGAAAATGTTCCCCGGCCAGAAGCGCGGGCTCTTCGGCTTCGTGATCGACTGGCCGTACACGGAAGGGCTGCGCCTCGACGAGGCGATGCACCCGCTGACGCTCATGACGGTCGGCCTGTACGGCCAGGTGCTGCCCAACCAGAACGGCGCGCCGATTCGCGTGGTCGTGCCATGGAAGTACGGCTTCAAGAGCGCCAAGTCGCTGGTGCACATCCGGTTCACGTCCGAGGAGCCCAAGACCTCCTGGAACAAGGCGTCGCCCGACGAGTACGGCTTCTACTCGAACGTCAACCCCCAGATCAGCCACCCGCGCTGGAGCCAGGCGACCGAGCGGCGCATCGGCGAGCTGCGGCGCCGCGATACGCTCATGTTCAACGGCTACGCCGACCAGGTCGCGTCGCTCTACAGCGGGATGGACCTCAAGAAAGCCTTCTAG
- a CDS encoding protein-methionine-sulfoxide reductase heme-binding subunit MsrQ, whose product MGYRVRVALKAAVWIGSLCPLGVLVRGFLTDDLGANPIDYITRTLGLTALVLLLTSLGMTPLRALFGWSWPIQMRRLFGLFAFFYVCLHFAVWIGLDHFFAWRRMWEDVLKRPFVTVGMLALLLLIPLAATSTSGMIKRLGGANWRLLHKLAYVIGGLGVLHFLWLAKKGRTTPYYFAIALAVLLGVRLWGWLGRRAARLRPVLADDGRNRAPRPS is encoded by the coding sequence ATGGGCTACCGGGTTCGCGTCGCGCTCAAAGCCGCCGTCTGGATCGGCAGCCTCTGCCCGCTCGGCGTGCTGGTGCGCGGCTTCCTGACGGACGACCTCGGCGCCAATCCCATCGACTACATCACCCGCACGCTCGGCCTGACGGCCCTCGTGCTGCTGCTGACGAGCCTCGGCATGACACCGCTCCGCGCGCTCTTCGGCTGGTCCTGGCCGATTCAGATGCGGCGACTGTTCGGGCTCTTCGCCTTCTTCTACGTGTGCCTCCACTTCGCCGTGTGGATCGGTCTCGACCACTTCTTCGCCTGGCGGCGCATGTGGGAAGACGTGCTCAAGCGCCCGTTCGTCACGGTGGGCATGCTGGCGCTCCTGCTGCTGATCCCGCTGGCGGCGACCTCCACCTCGGGGATGATCAAGCGGCTGGGCGGGGCCAACTGGCGGCTCCTGCACAAGCTCGCGTACGTGATCGGGGGCCTGGGTGTGCTGCACTTCCTGTGGCTGGCGAAAAAGGGGCGGACGACGCCGTACTATTTCGCGATCGCGCTGGCGGTCCTGCTGGGCGTGAGGCTCTGGGGCTGGCTGGGCCGGCGCGCGGCACGCCTCCGGCCGGTGCTGGCTGACGACGGCCGGAACCGGGCGCCCCGGCCGTCGTAG
- a CDS encoding NifU family protein: MSDDLMTRVQELIDSTINPAVAGHGGFVQLVDVKDKKVYIQMGGGCQGCGAADVTLKAGIERLIKEEMPEIEEVLDSTDHASGTNPYYTPAK, encoded by the coding sequence ATGAGCGACGATCTGATGACCAGGGTGCAGGAGCTGATCGACTCGACCATCAACCCCGCGGTGGCGGGGCACGGCGGCTTCGTTCAGCTCGTCGACGTGAAGGACAAGAAGGTCTACATACAGATGGGCGGCGGCTGCCAGGGGTGCGGCGCGGCGGACGTGACGCTCAAGGCCGGCATCGAGCGCCTGATCAAGGAAGAGATGCCCGAGATCGAGGAAGTGCTGGACTCAACCGACCACGCGTCGGGCACCAACCCCTACTACACGCCGGCCAAGTAG
- a CDS encoding enoyl-CoA hydratase/isomerase family protein: protein MDYAEYRHLTFDRRPSGVVLITINRPEVMNATNARLHWELTQVWLTIDADPAARVALVTGAGRAFSAGGDMSLVEEMAGNAAAAARTMREASDLVYNIINLDKPVVSAINGPAVGAGLVVALLADVSIIAETARITDGHTRLGVAAGDHAAIIWPLLCGMAKAKYYLLTSEFLDGREAERIGLVSRAVPADKVLDVAWTVAESLARGSQPSIRFTKRALNNWLRQAGPIFDQSLALEMLTFMGDDVREGIQAIREKRQPVFPSAR, encoded by the coding sequence ATGGACTACGCGGAGTACCGGCACCTGACCTTCGACCGCCGCCCGAGCGGCGTCGTGCTCATCACCATCAACCGCCCCGAGGTGATGAACGCGACCAACGCGCGGCTTCACTGGGAGCTGACCCAGGTCTGGCTGACCATCGACGCCGACCCGGCCGCCCGGGTCGCCCTCGTCACCGGCGCGGGACGCGCCTTCTCGGCGGGCGGCGACATGTCGCTGGTGGAGGAGATGGCGGGCAACGCCGCCGCGGCGGCCCGCACCATGCGCGAGGCCTCCGACCTCGTCTACAACATCATCAACCTCGACAAGCCCGTCGTCTCGGCGATCAACGGCCCTGCGGTAGGCGCCGGGCTCGTCGTCGCGCTCCTCGCGGACGTGAGCATCATCGCCGAGACCGCGCGCATCACCGACGGCCACACGCGGCTGGGGGTCGCGGCCGGCGACCACGCCGCCATCATCTGGCCGCTCCTCTGCGGCATGGCCAAGGCCAAGTACTATCTCCTGACGAGCGAGTTCCTCGACGGGCGCGAGGCCGAGCGCATCGGGCTCGTGAGCCGGGCCGTGCCGGCCGACAAGGTCCTGGACGTCGCGTGGACCGTGGCCGAGTCGCTGGCGCGGGGCAGCCAGCCCTCGATCCGCTTCACCAAGCGCGCGCTCAACAACTGGCTGAGACAAGCGGGACCGATCTTCGACCAGTCGCTGGCCCTCGAGATGCTGACCTTCATGGGCGACGACGTCCGCGAGGGCATCCAGGCGATCCGCGAGAAGCGCCAGCCGGTCTTCCCCTCGGCGCGGTGA